The Streptomyces avermitilis MA-4680 = NBRC 14893 genome contains a region encoding:
- a CDS encoding serine/threonine-protein kinase: MRPVGSKYLLEEPLGRGATGTVWRARQRETAGAEAAVAGQPGETVAIKVLKEELASDADVVMRFLRERSVLLRLTHPNIVRVRDLVVEGDLLALVMDLVDGPDLHRYLRENGPFTPVAAALLTAQVADALAASHADGVVHRDLKPANVLLKQDGGQMHPMLTDFGIARLADSPGLTRTHEFVGTPAYVAPESAEGRPQTSAVDIYGAGILLYELITGRPPFAGGSALEVLHQHLSAEPRRPSTVPDPLWTVIERCLSKNPDRRPSAENLARALRVVAGGVGVHASAAQIAAAEGVGALLAPDPTPATVPGVPGAADPTQVLPQGAGAYDPNAATSFLPHTSGDADPTSVLPHRGAADPTAVMPPVPQHQPGGPNGQSGPEEPHPWQNQLRAARDRNEQTQVQSYLDPSEDPLRRRPQRQVARPQQQPQQQPGPGYGYPQQQPQQYAPQGQPQRQPRRQPQPQQYAPAPQQQPQRQPQRHQPQPRQPAPRPEPEPRQPRQRGANPMKIPGLGCLKGCLFTVIILFVAGWLVWELSPLQEWIGTGRGYWSELSHWFNKVSGWIGDLGGGSDKTSN; the protein is encoded by the coding sequence GTGCGGCCAGTAGGGAGCAAGTACCTCCTTGAGGAGCCGCTTGGACGGGGCGCCACGGGCACCGTCTGGCGGGCTCGTCAGCGCGAGACCGCGGGCGCCGAGGCCGCCGTCGCGGGCCAGCCGGGCGAGACCGTGGCGATCAAGGTCCTCAAGGAGGAGCTCGCGAGCGACGCGGACGTCGTCATGCGGTTCCTGCGGGAGCGTTCCGTCCTGCTGCGCCTGACCCACCCGAACATCGTGCGGGTGCGGGACCTCGTGGTCGAGGGCGACCTGCTGGCGCTCGTCATGGACCTCGTGGACGGGCCCGACCTGCACCGCTACCTCCGCGAGAACGGGCCCTTCACGCCCGTCGCCGCCGCCCTGCTGACCGCCCAGGTCGCCGACGCGCTCGCCGCCAGCCACGCCGACGGGGTCGTGCACCGCGACCTCAAGCCCGCGAACGTCCTGCTCAAGCAGGACGGCGGCCAGATGCACCCGATGCTCACCGACTTCGGCATCGCCCGACTGGCCGATTCCCCCGGACTCACCCGGACGCACGAGTTCGTGGGCACGCCCGCGTACGTCGCGCCCGAGTCGGCCGAGGGGCGCCCGCAGACCTCCGCCGTCGACATCTACGGCGCCGGCATCCTGCTGTACGAGCTGATCACGGGGCGTCCGCCGTTCGCCGGCGGGTCCGCCCTCGAAGTGCTGCACCAGCACCTGAGCGCCGAGCCCCGCCGGCCCTCGACCGTTCCCGACCCGCTGTGGACGGTCATAGAGCGCTGCCTGAGCAAGAACCCCGACCGGCGGCCCAGCGCCGAGAACCTCGCGCGCGCACTGCGCGTCGTCGCCGGGGGCGTCGGCGTGCACGCGAGTGCCGCGCAGATCGCCGCCGCGGAGGGCGTCGGGGCGCTGCTGGCCCCCGATCCGACACCCGCCACGGTGCCCGGCGTGCCCGGCGCGGCCGACCCCACGCAGGTGCTGCCCCAGGGCGCGGGCGCGTACGACCCGAACGCGGCGACCAGCTTCCTGCCGCACACCTCGGGCGACGCCGACCCCACCTCCGTCCTGCCGCACCGCGGCGCCGCCGATCCGACCGCCGTCATGCCGCCGGTGCCGCAGCACCAGCCCGGCGGGCCGAACGGGCAGTCCGGGCCCGAGGAGCCGCACCCCTGGCAGAACCAGCTGCGCGCGGCCCGCGATCGCAACGAGCAGACGCAGGTCCAGTCGTATCTCGACCCGAGTGAGGACCCGCTGCGCCGCCGGCCCCAGCGGCAGGTCGCGCGGCCGCAGCAGCAGCCCCAGCAGCAGCCCGGGCCCGGGTACGGGTATCCGCAGCAGCAGCCCCAGCAGTACGCGCCTCAGGGGCAGCCGCAGCGGCAGCCCCGACGCCAGCCCCAGCCCCAGCAGTACGCCCCCGCGCCGCAGCAGCAGCCGCAGCGGCAGCCTCAGCGGCACCAGCCGCAGCCGCGGCAGCCCGCGCCGCGGCCTGAGCCCGAGCCGCGACAGCCGCGCCAGCGCGGTGCCAACCCGATGAAGATCCCGGGGCTCGGCTGCCTCAAGGGATGCCTGTTCACCGTCATCATCCTGTTCGTCGCCGGGTGGCTGGTCTGGGAGCTGAGTCCCCTTCAGGAGTGGATCGGGACGGGCAGGGGGTACTGGAGTGAGCTCAGCCACTGGTTCAACAAGGTGAGCGGGTGGATCGGCGATCTGGGCGGGGGCTCGGACAAAACCAGCAACTAG
- a CDS encoding serine/threonine-protein kinase: MARKIGSRYTANQILGRGSAGTVWLGEGPEGPVAIKLLREDLASDQELVGRFVQERTALLGLDHPNVVSVRDLVVDGNDLALVMDLVRGTDLRTRLDRERRLAPEAAVAIVADVADGLAAAHAAGVVHRDVKPENVLLDMQGPLGPGGSHPALLTDFGVAKLIDSPRRTRATKIIGTPDYLAPEIIEGLPPRASVDIYALATVLYELLAGFTPFGGGHPGAVLRRHVTETVVPLPGIPEELWQLLVQCLAKAPASRLRASELGARLREQLPLLAGMPPLDVDEPDTEPEEESPEAEDPPGETVTGARVRRGSVPLVPGAKPDSNRDTHTSMRVPGPDELAGGARGTARAPRTPGAPRPGSARHRATARRRRITLGVAAVVLVVAAAVGTWAATSGDDAGATPSDTRNSAPESP; encoded by the coding sequence TTGGCACGGAAGATCGGTAGCCGGTACACCGCGAACCAGATCCTGGGGCGGGGCAGCGCCGGCACGGTGTGGCTGGGCGAGGGACCCGAAGGGCCCGTCGCCATCAAGCTGCTGCGTGAGGACCTCGCGTCCGACCAGGAGCTCGTAGGGCGTTTCGTCCAGGAGCGGACCGCGCTGCTCGGCCTCGACCATCCGAACGTGGTCTCGGTGCGCGATCTCGTCGTCGACGGCAATGACCTCGCGCTCGTCATGGATCTCGTCCGCGGTACGGATCTGCGGACCCGGCTCGACCGGGAGCGGCGGCTGGCCCCCGAGGCGGCGGTCGCGATCGTGGCCGACGTCGCGGACGGCCTGGCGGCGGCGCACGCGGCGGGTGTGGTGCACCGGGACGTGAAGCCGGAGAACGTGCTGCTCGACATGCAGGGGCCGCTCGGACCCGGGGGCTCGCACCCCGCGCTGCTGACCGACTTCGGGGTCGCGAAGCTGATCGACTCACCGCGGCGGACCCGGGCGACGAAGATCATCGGCACTCCGGACTATCTCGCGCCGGAGATCATCGAGGGCCTGCCGCCGCGGGCGTCGGTGGACATCTACGCGCTGGCGACGGTGCTGTACGAGCTGCTGGCCGGGTTCACGCCGTTCGGCGGCGGACACCCGGGGGCCGTACTGCGGCGGCACGTCACGGAGACCGTGGTGCCGTTGCCGGGTATCCCCGAGGAGCTGTGGCAACTGCTCGTGCAGTGCCTGGCGAAGGCACCGGCGTCGCGCCTGCGGGCCTCGGAGCTGGGGGCGCGGCTGCGGGAGCAGCTGCCGTTGCTGGCCGGGATGCCGCCGCTGGATGTGGACGAGCCGGACACGGAGCCGGAGGAAGAGTCGCCGGAGGCGGAGGACCCGCCGGGCGAGACGGTGACGGGAGCGCGGGTCCGGCGGGGGTCCGTGCCGCTGGTACCGGGAGCCAAGCCGGACTCCAACCGGGACACGCACACGTCGATGCGGGTGCCGGGGCCCGATGAACTGGCGGGCGGGGCGCGGGGCACGGCTCGCGCGCCGCGCACGCCCGGCGCGCCGCGACCGGGGTCGGCCCGGCACCGGGCGACCGCGCGGCGGCGGCGGATCACGCTGGGGGTGGCCGCGGTCGTGCTGGTGGTCGCGGCGGCGGTCGGCACGTGGGCCGCCACATCCGGGGACGACGCGGGGGCGACTCCGTCGGACACGAGGAATTCGGCGCCGGAGTCTCCGTGA
- the prfB gene encoding peptide chain release factor 2 → MAVVDVSEELKSLSSTMESIEAVLDLDKLRADIAVLEEQAAAPSLWDDPEAAQKITSKLSHLQAEVRKAEALRGRIDDLSVLFEMAEEEDDPDTRAEAESELTAVKKALDEMEVRTLLSGEYDSREALVNIRAEAGGVDAADFAEKLQRMYLRWAEQRGYKTEIYETSYAEEAGIKSTTFAVQVPYAYGTLSVEQGTHRLVRISPFDNQGRRQTSFAGVEILPVVETTDHIEIDESELRVDVYRSSGPGGQGVNTTDSAVRLTHLPTGIVVSCQNERSQIQNKASAMNVLQAKLLDRRRQEEQAKMDALKGDGGNSWGNQMRSYVLHPYQMVKDLRTEYEVGNPEAVFNGEIEGFLEAGIRWRKQQEK, encoded by the coding sequence GTGGCAGTCGTCGATGTATCCGAAGAGCTCAAGTCCCTCTCCTCGACCATGGAGTCGATCGAGGCCGTTTTGGACCTCGACAAGCTGAGGGCAGACATCGCCGTGCTCGAGGAGCAGGCGGCCGCGCCGTCCCTGTGGGACGACCCCGAGGCGGCGCAGAAGATCACCAGCAAGCTCTCCCACCTCCAGGCGGAGGTGCGGAAGGCCGAGGCCCTGCGCGGCCGGATCGACGACCTCAGCGTCCTCTTCGAGATGGCCGAGGAGGAGGACGACCCGGACACCCGCGCCGAGGCCGAGTCCGAGCTCACCGCCGTCAAGAAGGCACTGGACGAGATGGAGGTCCGGACGCTGCTCTCCGGGGAGTACGACTCCCGCGAGGCCCTCGTGAACATCCGGGCGGAGGCCGGTGGCGTCGACGCCGCCGACTTCGCCGAGAAGCTGCAGCGCATGTATCTGCGCTGGGCCGAGCAGCGCGGGTACAAGACCGAGATCTACGAGACGTCGTACGCCGAAGAGGCCGGCATCAAGTCCACGACCTTCGCCGTCCAGGTGCCGTACGCGTACGGGACGCTGTCGGTGGAGCAGGGCACGCACCGGCTCGTGCGGATCTCCCCCTTCGACAACCAGGGGCGTCGGCAGACCTCCTTCGCGGGTGTCGAGATCCTTCCCGTGGTGGAGACCACCGACCACATCGAGATCGACGAGTCCGAGCTGCGGGTGGACGTCTACCGGTCCTCCGGCCCCGGCGGCCAGGGCGTGAACACCACCGACTCCGCGGTGCGCCTCACCCACCTGCCCACCGGCATCGTCGTCTCCTGCCAGAACGAGCGGTCGCAGATCCAGAACAAGGCGTCCGCGATGAACGTCCTCCAGGCCAAGCTGCTCGACCGGCGCCGGCAGGAGGAGCAGGCCAAGATGGACGCCCTCAAGGGCGACGGCGGCAATTCCTGGGGCAACCAGATGCGGTCGTACGTCCTGCACCCGTACCAGATGGTCAAGGATCTGCGGACCGAGTACGAGGTCGGCAATCCGGAGGCCGTTTTCAACGGTGAGATCGAAGGGTTCCTCGAGGCCGGGATTCGCTGGCGCAAGCAGCAGGAGAAGTAA
- the ftsE gene encoding cell division ATP-binding protein FtsE, which translates to MIRFDNVSKVYPKQTRPALRDVSLEVERGEFVFLVGSSGSGKSTFLRLILREERCSHGQVHVLGKDLARLSNWKVPQMRRQLGTVFQDFRLLPNKTVAENVAFAQEVIGKSKGEIRKSVPQVLDLVGLGGKEDRMPGELSGGEQQRVAIARAFVNRPKLLIADEPTGNLDPQTSVGIMKLLDRINRTGTTVVMATHDQNIVDQMRKRVIELEKGRLVRDQARGVYGYQH; encoded by the coding sequence GTGATCCGATTCGACAACGTCTCCAAGGTCTACCCCAAGCAGACCCGCCCCGCTCTCAGGGATGTCTCCCTGGAGGTCGAGCGCGGCGAGTTCGTGTTCCTCGTGGGGTCCTCCGGCTCCGGAAAGTCCACCTTCCTGCGGCTGATCCTCCGCGAGGAGCGGTGCAGTCACGGTCAGGTGCACGTCCTGGGCAAGGACCTCGCGCGCCTCTCCAACTGGAAGGTGCCGCAGATGCGGCGGCAGCTGGGGACCGTCTTCCAGGACTTCCGTCTCCTGCCCAACAAGACGGTCGCCGAGAACGTCGCCTTCGCCCAGGAGGTCATCGGCAAGTCGAAGGGCGAGATCCGCAAGTCCGTGCCCCAGGTGCTCGACCTCGTCGGGCTCGGCGGCAAGGAGGACCGGATGCCCGGCGAGCTGTCCGGCGGTGAGCAGCAGCGCGTCGCGATCGCCCGGGCCTTCGTCAACCGGCCCAAGCTCCTCATCGCCGACGAGCCGACCGGCAACCTCGACCCGCAGACCTCCGTCGGCATCATGAAGCTGCTCGACCGCATCAACCGCACGGGCACGACCGTGGTGATGGCGACCCACGACCAGAACATCGTGGACCAGATGCGCAAGCGCGTCATCGAGCTGGAGAAGGGCCGACTCGTCCGCGACCAGGCGCGCGGCGTGTACGGCTACCAGCACTGA
- the ftsX gene encoding permease-like cell division protein FtsX: protein MRAQFVLSEIGVGLRRNLTMTFAVVVSVALSLALFGGSLLMSDQVSTMKGYWYDKVNVSIFLCNKSDAESDPNCAKGAVTTEQKKQIKSDLDKMPVVEKVTPESADDAYKHYKEQFGDSPLASSLTPDQMQESFRIKLKDPEKYQVIATAFDGRDGVQSVQDQKGILDNLFGLLNLMNRAALALMALMLIVALLLIVNTVRVSAFSRRRETGIMRLVGASGFYIQAPFIMEAAVAGLIGGGVACLFLVVGRYFTIDHGMALSEKLNLINFVGWDAVLTKLPLILAASVLMPGLAAFFALRKYLKV, encoded by the coding sequence ATGCGCGCCCAGTTCGTTCTGTCGGAGATCGGTGTCGGTCTCCGTCGCAATCTGACGATGACCTTCGCGGTCGTCGTCTCGGTGGCCCTCTCCCTCGCCCTGTTCGGCGGTTCGCTCCTGATGAGCGACCAGGTGAGCACGATGAAGGGCTACTGGTACGACAAGGTCAACGTCTCGATCTTCCTCTGCAACAAGAGCGACGCGGAGTCCGACCCCAACTGTGCCAAGGGGGCGGTCACCACCGAGCAGAAGAAGCAGATCAAGAGCGACCTCGACAAGATGCCCGTCGTCGAGAAGGTGACGCCCGAGTCGGCCGACGACGCGTACAAGCACTACAAGGAGCAGTTCGGCGACTCCCCGCTGGCCAGCTCGCTCACCCCGGACCAGATGCAGGAGTCCTTCCGCATCAAGCTGAAGGACCCCGAGAAGTACCAGGTCATCGCGACCGCCTTCGACGGCCGTGACGGTGTGCAGTCGGTGCAGGACCAGAAGGGCATTCTCGACAACCTCTTCGGACTGCTGAACCTGATGAACCGGGCGGCGCTCGCGCTGATGGCGCTCATGCTGATCGTCGCCCTGCTGCTGATCGTCAACACCGTGCGCGTCTCGGCGTTCAGCCGCCGCCGGGAGACCGGCATCATGCGGCTCGTGGGCGCCTCCGGCTTCTACATCCAGGCGCCGTTCATCATGGAGGCGGCCGTCGCGGGTCTGATCGGCGGTGGTGTGGCCTGCCTCTTCCTGGTCGTCGGCCGCTACTTCACCATCGACCACGGCATGGCTCTGTCCGAGAAGCTGAACCTGATCAACTTCGTGGGCTGGGACGCCGTGCTGACCAAGCTGCCGCTGATCCTCGCCGCGAGTGTGCTGATGCCCGGGCTCGCCGCGTTCTTCGCGTTGCGCAAGTACTTGAAGGTGTGA
- a CDS encoding S41 family peptidase — protein MSGPDPFCEPRRFGRGAALTLLFASVLVAGAATGSFDEPDDSGRKASSARPAPASHREDVAEAAAEAAADGKSPVEAAERAVSRSGDRWGAVYSQGEYEEFEEALDGQYTGVGLWARRERDGRIEVSRVQSGSPAAAAGIREGDRLRTVDGENVAGKPVTDVVSLLRGDAGDAAAGTRVRLGLARGTHAWDETVRRARLSTDPVTVRRLADDVTVIKVAAFTKGSGDRVRAAVADAPHADGIVLDLRGNSGGLVTEAVTAASAFLDGGLVATYDVNGEQCALHADSGADTTRPLVALVDGGTMSAAELLTGALQDRGRAVVVGTRTFGKGSVQMPSRLPGGSVAELTVGHYRTPSGHSVDGRGITPDLEADTEALERAGTVLSGLGDPS, from the coding sequence ATGTCAGGCCCCGACCCGTTCTGTGAACCCCGCCGCTTCGGCCGCGGGGCGGCCCTGACGTTGCTCTTCGCGAGCGTCCTCGTGGCGGGCGCCGCGACCGGCTCGTTCGACGAACCGGACGACTCCGGCCGGAAAGCCTCCTCCGCCCGCCCGGCCCCGGCGAGCCACCGCGAGGACGTCGCCGAGGCGGCCGCCGAGGCCGCGGCCGACGGCAAGTCCCCCGTGGAGGCCGCCGAGCGCGCGGTCAGCCGCAGCGGCGACCGCTGGGGCGCCGTCTACTCCCAGGGCGAGTACGAGGAGTTCGAGGAGGCCCTCGACGGCCAGTACACCGGCGTGGGCCTGTGGGCCCGGCGCGAACGTGACGGCCGTATCGAGGTGAGCCGGGTGCAGTCCGGCTCGCCCGCGGCCGCCGCCGGGATCCGCGAGGGTGACCGGCTGCGCACCGTCGACGGCGAGAACGTCGCGGGCAAGCCCGTCACCGATGTCGTCTCCTTACTGCGCGGCGACGCCGGCGACGCGGCCGCCGGCACCCGGGTCCGGCTCGGCCTGGCGCGCGGCACGCACGCGTGGGACGAGACCGTGCGCCGCGCCCGCCTGTCCACCGACCCCGTCACCGTGCGCAGGCTCGCCGACGACGTCACCGTGATCAAGGTCGCCGCGTTCACCAAGGGCTCCGGCGACCGCGTACGGGCCGCCGTGGCCGACGCGCCCCACGCCGACGGGATCGTCCTCGACCTGCGGGGCAACTCCGGCGGACTGGTCACCGAGGCGGTCACCGCCGCGTCCGCCTTCCTCGACGGCGGCCTGGTGGCGACGTACGACGTCAACGGTGAGCAGTGCGCCCTGCACGCCGACTCCGGCGCCGACACCACGCGGCCCCTGGTCGCACTGGTCGACGGCGGCACGATGAGCGCGGCCGAGCTGCTCACCGGCGCTCTCCAGGACCGCGGGCGCGCGGTCGTCGTGGGCACCAGGACCTTCGGCAAGGGCTCGGTCCAGATGCCGAGCCGGCTGCCCGGCGGCTCCGTCGCCGAGCTGACCGTGGGGCACTATCGCACCCCCTCCGGCCACAGTGTCGACGGCCGCGGCATCACCCCCGACCTGGAGGCGGACACGGAGGCGCTGGAGCGGGCCGGGACCGTGCTGAGCGGTCTCGGAGATCCTTCGTAA
- the smpB gene encoding SsrA-binding protein SmpB: protein MYVPKESQPKQGGGASGKVKDGKRKIVAQNKKARHDYAIIDTYEAGLVLTGTEVKSLRQGRASLTDGFVQIDGNEAWLHNAHIPEYSQGTWTNHTVRRKRKLLLHREEIDKLASKSEETGHTIVPLALYFKDGRAKAEIALARGKKEYDKRQTLREKQDRRESDRAIAAAKRKQRGE from the coding sequence ATGTACGTACCGAAAGAGTCCCAGCCGAAGCAGGGCGGGGGAGCCTCCGGCAAGGTCAAGGACGGCAAGCGCAAGATCGTCGCGCAGAACAAGAAGGCGCGCCACGACTACGCGATCATCGACACCTATGAGGCCGGGCTCGTGCTCACCGGCACGGAGGTGAAGTCGCTGCGTCAGGGACGCGCCTCGCTGACCGACGGCTTCGTCCAGATCGACGGGAACGAGGCGTGGCTGCACAACGCCCACATCCCCGAATACAGCCAGGGCACGTGGACCAACCACACCGTGCGCCGCAAGCGGAAGCTGCTCCTGCACCGCGAGGAGATCGACAAGCTGGCGTCGAAGTCCGAGGAGACGGGTCACACGATCGTGCCCCTCGCCCTGTACTTCAAGGACGGTCGCGCGAAGGCCGAGATCGCGCTGGCACGGGGTAAGAAGGAGTACGACAAGCGGCAGACCCTGCGGGAGAAGCAGGACCGGCGGGAGTCGGACCGGGCGATCGCGGCGGCCAAGCGCAAGCAGCGGGGCGAGTAG
- a CDS encoding contact-dependent growth inhibition system immunity protein, with protein sequence MERFTAFDFGASWVMSFFHQDWTYDGPTAADVVAKHLSESADELALAVRRDARTLLDNLPSETLEVLWNAGAQYMASFEGTSGSEWTRTVIGLCDARLAAKADVRPLTGADTEDGWACQDAVIAEVERAEFLDTEVREALVDCARRCTPDLAFRVLLSTIVNASDRSLSPHQYTRMQAIGSALHYGEFLVDSVEFLVEEEPPPASVPSH encoded by the coding sequence GTGGAGCGCTTCACCGCATTCGATTTCGGTGCCTCGTGGGTGATGAGTTTCTTCCACCAGGACTGGACCTACGACGGGCCCACGGCCGCCGACGTCGTCGCGAAACACCTCTCGGAATCGGCCGACGAGCTGGCACTGGCAGTCCGTCGCGATGCACGGACACTCCTCGACAACCTCCCTTCGGAGACGCTCGAGGTGCTGTGGAACGCCGGAGCGCAGTACATGGCGAGCTTCGAGGGGACCTCAGGATCGGAGTGGACGCGGACGGTCATCGGCCTGTGTGATGCCCGGCTGGCCGCGAAGGCGGACGTACGCCCGCTCACCGGAGCCGATACGGAGGACGGCTGGGCGTGCCAGGACGCCGTCATCGCTGAGGTCGAGCGGGCGGAGTTCCTGGACACCGAGGTGCGCGAGGCGCTCGTCGACTGCGCTCGCCGCTGCACTCCGGACCTGGCGTTCCGGGTGCTGCTCAGCACCATAGTCAACGCCTCTGACCGATCATTGTCTCCGCACCAGTACACAAGGATGCAGGCCATCGGATCCGCCCTCCACTACGGTGAGTTCTTGGTGGACTCCGTCGAGTTCCTGGTCGAAGAGGAGCCGCCGCCGGCGTCGGTGCCGTCTCACTGA
- a CDS encoding aminoglycoside phosphotransferase family protein, with the protein MRTDELNIDVVLVQRLVAGQFPRWAGLGVEAVDSGGTSNAMYRLGADLVVRLPRRAGAEGDVAKEHRWLPWLAPRLPVAVPVPLGQGLPAGNYPFRWSVYRWLDGATPDVGHLVAPGLLAEDLAGFIDALHRVDPAGGPDSYRSEHLAVRDTVTREAIEELRGVVDADAARAVWETALRAPVWAGPPVWIHADLQPGNVLVDRGRLGAVIDFGCLGLGDPAVDLIVAWYVLPGDVREAFRAAVAADDASWARGRGWALSIALVELRYYRDTNPVMAGHARRVIREVLDGRER; encoded by the coding sequence ATGCGTACCGACGAACTGAATATCGACGTAGTCCTCGTGCAGCGGCTGGTCGCCGGGCAGTTTCCGCGGTGGGCGGGCCTTGGCGTCGAGGCGGTCGATTCCGGTGGCACCTCCAATGCCATGTACCGGCTCGGCGCGGACCTGGTCGTACGGCTGCCGCGCCGTGCGGGGGCCGAGGGCGACGTGGCGAAGGAGCACCGTTGGCTGCCGTGGCTCGCCCCGCGGCTTCCGGTCGCCGTGCCCGTACCGCTGGGCCAGGGGCTGCCCGCCGGGAACTACCCCTTCCGGTGGTCCGTCTACCGCTGGCTGGACGGTGCGACACCGGACGTCGGGCACCTCGTCGCACCCGGCCTGCTGGCCGAGGACCTGGCCGGGTTCATCGATGCGCTGCACCGGGTCGACCCCGCGGGCGGGCCCGATTCCTACCGCAGCGAGCATCTGGCGGTGCGGGACACCGTGACGCGCGAGGCGATCGAGGAGCTGCGCGGGGTCGTCGACGCCGACGCGGCGAGAGCCGTCTGGGAGACGGCTCTGCGGGCCCCGGTGTGGGCGGGCCCGCCGGTCTGGATCCACGCGGACCTGCAACCGGGAAACGTGCTGGTCGACCGCGGGCGGCTCGGCGCCGTCATCGACTTCGGGTGCCTGGGGCTGGGCGATCCCGCCGTCGACCTGATCGTGGCGTGGTACGTGCTGCCGGGCGACGTACGGGAGGCCTTCCGCGCAGCCGTGGCGGCCGACGACGCGTCCTGGGCGCGCGGCCGCGGCTGGGCGCTGTCGATCGCCCTCGTCGAACTGCGCTACTACCGGGACACGAACCCGGTCATGGCGGGCCATGCGCGGCGGGTGATCCGGGAGGTTCTCGACGGGCGCGAGCGGTAG
- a CDS encoding cytochrome P450, producing the protein MAAVTAAGAAQAPIVAGHPLLGSMNDLLNDPLATYLRARRDHGDVVRFRAGPPGLRADIYAVFSAEGAQQVLATESGNFRKDNVFYGELRDSVGNGLLTSQDATYLRQRRLVQPLFTRRRVDGYAGQVADEAAGLAEAWRGIPGGGVELVGEMHRFALRVVGRILFGTDMETTFEVIERTLPLLQEYALKRGLAPVRTPRTWPTPANRRAARTQAELFALCDGIIDSRRNRKNEGDGGEESGEDLVTLLVRAGNAEDGSLDAAELREQVLIFLLAGHETTATALAFALHLLARHPEQQRRVRDEADRVLGGPGGRAPTAADMEALPYLTMVLKEAMRLYPSAPVIGRRAVADAEVDGVRIPAGADLFVSPWVTHRHPDYWPDPERFDPERFTPEAEAGRPRYAWFPFGGGPRACIGQHLSMLESVLGLAVLIREFEFEAVGEEEVPLGAGITLLAKGPARCRVIPRSSGPRSS; encoded by the coding sequence ATGGCAGCAGTGACGGCCGCCGGTGCGGCGCAGGCGCCGATCGTGGCGGGACACCCGCTGCTGGGCTCCATGAACGACCTGCTGAACGACCCCCTCGCCACCTATCTGCGGGCCCGCCGCGACCACGGCGACGTGGTGCGGTTCCGGGCCGGCCCGCCGGGGCTGCGGGCCGACATCTACGCCGTGTTCTCGGCCGAGGGCGCCCAGCAGGTCCTGGCGACGGAATCCGGCAACTTCCGCAAGGACAACGTCTTCTACGGGGAACTGCGCGACTCGGTCGGCAACGGACTGCTCACCAGCCAGGACGCCACCTACCTCCGCCAGCGCCGCCTCGTCCAGCCGCTGTTCACCCGCCGCCGCGTGGACGGCTACGCGGGGCAGGTCGCCGACGAGGCGGCCGGTCTGGCCGAGGCCTGGCGCGGGATTCCGGGCGGCGGCGTCGAACTGGTCGGTGAGATGCACCGGTTCGCCCTGCGCGTCGTCGGCCGGATCCTGTTCGGGACGGACATGGAGACGACGTTCGAGGTGATCGAGCGCACGCTGCCCCTGCTCCAGGAGTACGCGCTGAAACGTGGACTCGCGCCCGTCAGGACGCCTCGCACGTGGCCCACGCCCGCCAACCGCCGTGCGGCGCGCACCCAGGCGGAGCTGTTCGCGCTCTGCGACGGCATCATCGACAGCCGCCGTAACCGGAAGAACGAGGGGGACGGCGGGGAGGAGAGCGGCGAGGACCTCGTCACCCTTCTCGTCCGGGCCGGGAACGCCGAGGACGGCAGCCTCGACGCCGCCGAACTCCGCGAGCAGGTGCTCATCTTCCTGCTGGCCGGCCACGAGACCACCGCGACCGCGCTGGCCTTCGCCCTGCACCTGCTCGCCCGCCACCCCGAGCAGCAGCGGCGGGTACGGGACGAGGCCGACCGCGTCCTGGGCGGACCCGGCGGACGGGCGCCCACCGCGGCGGACATGGAGGCGCTGCCGTATCTGACGATGGTGCTGAAGGAAGCGATGCGGCTGTACCCGTCCGCGCCCGTCATCGGCCGCCGCGCGGTCGCGGACGCGGAGGTCGACGGGGTACGCATTCCGGCCGGCGCCGACCTTTTCGTCAGCCCGTGGGTCACGCACCGCCACCCCGATTACTGGCCGGACCCGGAGCGGTTCGACCCCGAGCGCTTCACCCCGGAGGCGGAGGCGGGCCGTCCGCGGTACGCCTGGTTCCCGTTCGGCGGCGGTCCGCGCGCCTGCATCGGACAGCATCTGTCGATGCTGGAGTCGGTCCTGGGGCTCGCGGTGCTGATCCGGGAGTTCGAGTTCGAGGCGGTGGGCGAGGAAGAGGTACCGCTGGGGGCGGGGATCACCCTGCTGGCCAAGGGACCGGCCCGGTGCCGGGTCATCCCCCGGTCGTCGGGCCCGCGGTCCTCTTGA